The genome window GGTTGCACTCCTCCCAGGATTCAGGGGGTGTACTGAGCAGCAGACGAAGCCAGGCGGTCTTCAAAGCATAGGACGAGAGCACTCCTCCCCACTCAATTCCAGACTGGTGGTCTAGAGTCTCCCCACTGAGATTACGAACCTCTTTAAGGAGCTGAAGGCACTTCAGATGACAAGAGTTGGGGGCAGTCTACCTTTTAGCCAAGCCAGCAGTCTCTGCTCCTGTCTGGGAAAATACACAGTCCATAGGTCTTCTCCTCGCTGACCCTGCCGGGATGCTACCAAGAAGGCGCCATCGCCGAGAGGAAAGGCTGGGATCAGGCGAATGCCCATGGAGATGTGGCAGCAGACGTAATCGGAGCGAGGGGTCAGGCGGAGGAGCACCTGCTGCTCCTCGCTGAGAGACAGGCTGAGGGAGCAGCGCTGCTCAAATGGGTAACGGACGGCAGCGAGGCAGCGCTGGGTGGCTGTGTAAAACCAGCGCTGGACGGAATCTGGGTTCATTCTATAGACACTTTGAGCCGTGTTCAAGTGCATGAACATGTCCATGAAGGCCTTGTGACGGCGTGTCCACTCCGCCTTGCGAGGTGTGTTTAGCGTGCAATGCGGTGCCCCCCCTGGCTTGCCAGTGCAAACACCAGCCTCCAGTTTTAGCCCACGAGGTGCCCTCAGAGGCACAAGGATGTCAAAGCAGTCAGGTGAGCCCACCTTGTGCTCCTCATAAGAGCTGCCCATTTGAATGAAGTCACCCCGGAAGGCCAGAGAAGACTCTGGCGGGACATCGGTGCGACCCACTCTGACAAGTTCACTCACCAGCTTGGCAACATGGGCTTTGCTGTGGCCCAGCACATGTGGAGAAAGACGCACATGCCTCTCGTAGTGATCGTCCAGTAGCTCTCTCTTGGAGACTCCTGATTTTCCGTGGACCTCCGGGACTTTGTGGAAGCCCCTCCTAGCAGTACCAGGTTGAGTTGAGCAGTACTTTATGAAGAAGTAACATAAGATAAAAGCTAGGATGTACTTGAAGAGCGTGACAGCGCCGGGTCCCTGGTCAGCGCAGTCATTCCCCTGGTCCTCGGCTGCTCTGAAGATGTACTGATGCAATAGGAGCAGAGCAGTGAGGATGCAAGTGACCAGCGGCCAGAACAACCTGAGGTTGAGAGTGTAAACACTCATGCTCCTTCTCCTTGTTCTCTGCCAGTCCACTACAGCTCTATGGGAAAAGTTGGGGCTAGCCCATGTTGAACCACTCGCCCAGATGCTGAAAACAAGACCAAGCTGATGTTTTTTCCGTCCTCTCGAGTAAAAACTGCTGTGAAGTTTCCTTGCAGATGCGGCGTGTGCCGAGGCAAGAGGATTCCTCTCATTCAGGATGTTTGAAAATCCCCCCTTTTGTCGCAAGTGAGCACTGTGTGAAACAGGAGAGCGGGCTCTCAGTGTGTGAGCTCAGAGGAAATGCCAAACTCTTGAGAGAGGAATTTCTGTTTGAAAAAAAGAGGCGTTCAAAAATCAGAGCCTGGACACACTCCTCCTCCCTCTTCTCTTAAAGAAACAGACCTCAAAATGAGAAGTGCTTACTGACAGATTGGACCCTTAACTTAGTGATTTAAATAGCATGATTACTTCTAAACACACAC of Carassius auratus strain Wakin unplaced genomic scaffold, ASM336829v1 scaf_tig00013183, whole genome shotgun sequence contains these proteins:
- the LOC113073892 gene encoding LOW QUALITY PROTEIN: inositol 1,4,5-trisphosphate receptor-interacting protein-like 2 (The sequence of the model RefSeq protein was modified relative to this genomic sequence to represent the inferred CDS: inserted 2 bases in 2 codons), with protein sequence MSVYTLNLRLFWPLVTCILTALLLLHQYIFRAAEDQGNDCADQGPGAVTLFKYILAFILCYFFIKYCSTQPGTARRGFHKVPEVHGKSGVSKRELLDDHYERHVRLSPHVLGHSKAHVAKLVSELVRVGRTDVPPESSLAFRGDFIQMGSSYEEHKVGSPDCFDILVPLRAPRGLKLEAGVCTGKPGGAPHCTLNTPRKAEWTRRHKAFMDMFMHLNTAQSVYRMNPDSVQRWFYTATQRCLAAVRYPFEQRCSLSLSLSEEQQVLLRLTPRSDYVCCHISMGIRLIPAFPLGDGAFLVASRQGQRGEDLWTVYFPRQEQRLLAWLKGRLPXNSCHLKCLQLLKEVRNLSGETLDHQSGIEWGGVLSSYALKTAWLRLLLSTPPESWEECNLVDRLDDLLRSLRESLQSRALCHLLLGGVNGFLPDSVVLPKLVKETVPANLWAEFSDVTLDMVSARLAYSWNHLPRLIRLGXPQRSSLGRGVRCKYIDAE